DNA sequence from the Acidimicrobiia bacterium genome:
TACGTCAAGATGGTCCACAACGGCATCGAGTACGGAGACATGCAGGTCATCGCCGAGGCCTACGACATCATGCGCCGCGGCTTGGGCATGTCGTATCCCGAGATGGCCGACGAGTTCGCCGCCTGGAACGAGGGCCGGCTCGACTCGTACCTCATCGAGATCACGGCAGCCATCCTGCGCCACGCCGACGACGGAGGGGGCCCCCTCGTCGAGAGCATCCTCGACGCGGCAGGCCAGAAGGGGACTGGCAAGTGGACGGTGATCTCATCGATGGAGACCGGCCAGCCCGTGTCGCTCGTCGCCGAGGCCGTCTACGCCAGGATCCTGTCGGCCCTGAAGGAGCGGCGCCGCGAGGCGGCCGCCGTGCTCGAAGGACCGGAGCCATCTCTCCAAGGTGAGCGCGCCGGCGTGCTCGCCGACCTCGAGCACGCCCTCTACGCGTCGAAGATCGTTTCGTACGCCCAGGGGTTCATGCTCCTCGACGCCGCCGACGACGAGCACGAGTGGGGGCTCGACTTCGCCTCGATCGCCTCGATGTGGCGCGGCGGTTGCATCATCCGGTCTCGGTTCCTCTCCGACATCATGGGGGCGTACCGGAGCCATCCCGAGACGCGCAGCCTCCTCACGATCCCGTTCTTCGTCGACGAGATCCACGCCGCCCAGGGAGGGTGGCGCCGCACGGTGGGGCGGGCGGTCACCGCCGGGATCCCGGTGCCCGCATACTCGGCGGCGCTTGCGTTCTACGACGGCTACCGATCCGAGCGGCTCCCCGCCAACCTGCTGCAGGCGCAGCGGGACTACTTCGGAGCCCACACGTACGAACGAGTCGACCGGCCACGCGGCGAGTACTTCCACACCGACTGGACCGGCACGGGGGGCGACGTGTCTGCGACCACCTACAACGCCTGACGCCCGGACCAACACCGTTCCGGCGTCCCCATGTCGCACATATGCGATGGGGGTACGCCAGAACGGGAGGGCGATCAGCATTCGGGGACGAATGCGGCCACCCTGCTGTGGGTGTTCGGATCGTTGGTGCGCCACCACGCCCTGACCCTGATCTCGGCGCCGGCGGCGAACCCGGCCGGCACGGGAGCGCTGCCGTCGAGGTCGGCGCCAGGCACGGCTTGCACCGTCCCGCCGTCTTCGGGCCACACGACGACCTCCCCCTCGTTCCGGTCGTCCGTCACCGTCACGTTCATCACCCGATCCGACGGCGCCGAGTTCTCGAGGTGCCACTCGATGGTGGGTGTGTCGTCGACGCACGACGCTCCGGCGACGAACGTCGGCCCCCTCGCCGGAGTCTCGTAGCCCGGCGCGCACAAGTCCGGCCGGAACACCAAGACGCTGCGCGACTCCGGCGCGTCGCTCCAACCGGCGACGAACCGGCGAGGCTCGTTCGGTCGGCGGTCGGTGAGGAACGTCCCGCCGGCGGCCTCACCGGCGTCCAATGCGATCTCCACCGGTTGTTCGCCTCGCGTCTCGATCACGAGATCGTGGGCGACGACGTCGCGGTTCTCGACGACCCACCGAACGAAAGGGCCGGTGGCATCGCAATCCCCGCCACCGAGGAACACGGGAGGGCTGCCCGGAACGGCGGCCACGAGCGTCGTCGGCGTTGCGGCAGGCGGATCTGCGGTGGACACCGCGGCGCCGCCCGACCCGCAGGCCGACACGAGTACCCCGCAAGCGAGAACGCCACCGACCGCTCGACGTAGGCTGAGCCGGTGAGCCCCGAGGAGTGCATCGAGCGCATGACGAGCGCCCCTGTGGCGGTGCTCGGAACCATCGGTGGGAAGGGGGCGCACCTCGTGCCGATCGTCTTCGCTCTCGACGGCCCGAACCGCCTGGTCACGGCCGTCGACCACAAGCCGAAGTCGACCCGTGCCCTGCGACGCCTCGACAACATCCGCACCGACCCGCGGGTGACGGTGCTCGCCAGTGGCTACCACGACGACTGGGACCGCCTCTGGTGGGTGAGGGCCGAGGGCACCGCCCGCGTAGACGACGACCCCGAGGCCGTTGCCGCCGCCGCCCGCCTGCTGGCAGAGAAGTACCCGCAGTACGGGGTGACACCACCGGCAGGCCCGCTCATCGACGTCACGGTCGGGCGTTGGTCCGGATGGACGGCCACGTGATCACATCTCGATGGCGAGGCGCTTCGCCGACCGCAGCACGGCCCGAGCCTCGCCGGCGAGATGGTCTCCGGCACACTCCTCCCACGCCGGGCGGGTCTCGATGAGGGCGCTCCGCAAGCCCAAGAGCGCATCCGGAGAGTCCGACGGGTCGGCGGCGGCGGCGCGGAGCTTCTCGGCGGCCCGGGGCGCCTCGGACTCGACGGCGTCCGCCAGGCGGATCGCGGTGTTCCTCACCTCGTCGAGCGTGGTGTTCATGGGCCGATGATCCCACGGGTCACGACAAAACTCGACGAGACGCGCCTCGGCTAGGTTCTTGGCGATGCGCGTCGGGATCCCCAGAGAGCGGGCCGCCAACGAGCGGCGGGTTGCGATCGTCCCTGCGACTGCGGCCACGCTGCGCGACTGGGGATGGGACGTCGACGTCGAGCGCGCGGCAGGCGTGGCAGCCGGGTTCCCCGACGACGCCTACGAGGCATCCGGAGCGACAATCGTCGACCGGGTCGCCGGCCTCGACGTGCTGGCGTGTGTCGGTCCGCCGGCGACCGAGCTTCTCGACGCAGTCTCCGACGGCGGTATCGTCGTCGGGTTCCTCGAGCCGTACACGAACGAGAATCTCATGCGGTCGATGGGCGAGCGCAGGCTCACCGCGCTGGCCGTCGAGGCGATGCCGCGCACCACGCTCGCCCAATCGATGGACGCTCTTTCATCACAAGCGAACCTCGCCGGCTACGCCGCCGTCCTCGCCGCGGCGCAGGCGTCTCCGAAGCTGTTGCCGATGATGGTGACGGCCGCCGGGACCATCGCTCCGGCACGGGTGTTGATCCTCGGCGTCGGCGTTGCCGGCCTGCAGGCCATCGCGACTGCGAAACGGCTCGGAGCCGTGGTGCACGCCTACGACATCCGGACCGACACCAAGGAGCAGGTCGAGTCGCTCGGAGCCCGTTTCGTCGAAGCGCCGACGGCCGCATCTGACGACGCCGGCTATGCCACCGAGGTCACCGAGGACACCCAGGCAGCCCAGCACGCCGCCCTCGCCCCATTCGTCGCCGATGCGGACATCGTCGTCACCACGGCGCTGATCCCCGGCCGCCCAGCCCCACTGCTCGTCACAGACGACATGATCGAGTCGATGCATCCGGGAGCCGTGATCTTCGACATGGCAGCCGCAACGGGCGGGAACGTCTCGATGACCCGGCCGGATGAGGTGGTCGTCCACAACGGCGTCGCCATCCACGGGCCGACGAGCCTCGTGAGCCTGGTTGCGGCCGACGCCAGCAGGATGTACTCGAGGAACTTGCAGAACCTGCTCGAGCGGATGCGGGCGACAGAGGACGGCCGAGTCGACATCGAGGACGAGATCCTCGGCGGCTGCGCCGTCATGCACGCCGGGGAGGCTCGCAACGATCGAACGAAGGCCCTGCTGGGAGCGCACCCGTGAACCCCTTCATCGCCGGCATCGTGGTGTTCGTTCTCGCCTCGTACGTCGGGCTCGAGATCATCTCGAAGGTTCCGCCGACACTGCACACACCCCTCATGTCGGGCGCCAACGCCATCTCCGGCATCACCATCGTCGGCGCCATCGTCGCCGCAGGCGTAGGGAGCGGCGCCGCTGCCACCATCCTCGGATTCCTCGCCGTCGCAGCCGCCACTATCAACGTCGTCGGCGGCTTCCTCGTGACGGACCGCATGCTCGAGATGTTCAAGAGGCGCCCGGAGCGGCGTCGATGACCGAGCTGCTCTACCTCCTCTCCGCCGTCCTCTTCATCTCGGGCATCAAGCAGCTCTCCTCCCCCCGGTCGGCTCGGCGGGGGAACCAGCTCGCGGCCGTCGGGATGCTCCTGGCGATCGTCGTGACGCTCGTCGACCTCGAGATCGTGTCGTGGGTGCCGATCGTGGCCGGACTCGTCGTCGGCGGCGCCATCGGAGCCTTCCTGGCACTGCGGGTGCAGATGACGGCGATGCCCCAGCTCGTCGCCGCCTTCAACGGGTTCGGCGGGATCGCGTCGGCGCTTGTGGCGCTCGCCGAGCTCGACAGGACGGGCGCCGACTTCGCGACGGAGACGGCCGCCACGGTTGCGCTCTCGATCGTCATCGGAACGGTGACGTTCAGCGGCAGCTTCGTGGCGTACGCCAAGCTGCAAGGGCTCCTGCCCGGGCGCCCGCTCGGATTCCCCGGTGGTCAGCTCCTGAACGCGGCGGTCGCGGTCGGCATCGTCGCCGTCGGCCTGTGGGCGGTGATCGGCGACGCCGCCCCGGCCTACTGGATCCTCGCCGCCCTCGCCTTCGTCATCGGCATACTCGGTGTCATCCCGATCGGGGGCGCCGACATGCCGGTCGTCATCTCGCTCCTCAACTCGCTGTCCGGCGTCGCAGCATCGATGGCGGGCTTCGTCATCGGGAACTCGGCGCTCATCATCGCCGGAGCCCTCGTCGGCGCGGCGGGCTTCATCCTGACAGTACTCATGGGAGAGGCGATGAACCGCTCGCTCGCCAATGTGCTCTTCTCCGGGTTCGGTGGTGTCGTCACTGCGGCGGGTGTGATGTCGGACAAGCCGGTCAAGCGCGCCACCCCCGACGACGTCGCCATCGCACTCGCCTACGCCGAGAGAGTCGTCCTCGTGCCGGGGTACGGGATGGCGGTGGCTCAAGCGCAGCACGCCGCCCGCGATCTCGCCGAGGAGCTGGAGGGCCGCGGCATCGACGTCCGATACGCCATTCACCCGGTCGCCGGGCGCATGCCGGGTCACATGAACGTGCTGCTCGCCGAGGCGGACGTCGACTACGAGCTGCTCCTCGACCTCGAGCAATCGAACCCGCGGTTCCCGCAGACCGATGTCGTGCTGATCGTCGGGGCGAACGACGTCGTCAACTCGTCGGCTCGCGACGACCCTGCGAGCCCGATATACGGGATGCCGATCCTCGACGTCGACAAGGCGAGCACCGTCGTGGTCGTCAAGCGCAGCCTCTCCCCCGGCTTCGCAGGCATCGACAACCCGCTGTTCTACGAGGACAGCACCATGATGCTGTTCGCCGACGGCAAGGAGGGGCTCGAGTCGGTGCTCAGCGCGCTGGCCGACATCTGATGGACTTCTACGAGGCCGTCCGGGTGCGCCGCATGGTGCGCAACTACGCGGAGGCGCCTGTCGACCCGGCGGCCATCGAACGCATCGTCGATGCTGCCAGGCGCTCCCCATCGGCGGGTCACAGCCAGGGATTCTGCTTCGTCGTCGTCACCGACGAGGCGACGAGGCACAGGATCGCAGAGATCGCGGACGAGCCCGAGTACGTCGCGGCGGGCTTCGATCCGTGGATCTCGCGGGCTCCGGTCCACATCGTGATCGGCACGAGCGAGGAGGTGTACCGATCGCGCTACCGAGAGCCGGACAAGAGCGAGGACGGATCGGACATGGACTGGCCCGTGCCGTACTGGTGGGTCGACGCCGGAGGGGCCATGCTCGCCGTCCTCCTGGCGGCGGTCGCCGAGGGCCTCGCGGCCGGGTTCCTCGGCTCCCACACCATGAGCGAGCTCGAGGCGCTGCTCGGGATCCCGGACGACGTTGCGCTGATCGGCATCGTCACCATCGGACACCCTGCGACCGACAGGCGGTCGGGAAGTCTCGCCAGAGGATGGCGGCCGGGCGTCGTCCACCATGAGCGCTGGGGCAGCTAGCGCGGTGACCAGAAACGTTCGCAGCTTCCGGACCATCTCGCTCGGCCAACGTTGCGCCCAGTCGGCCGTCACGTAGAAGTTCACCTCGTCGCCGCCGTGGGGACACTGGATCTCGGTAGCGACGCGGCCCGGCACGAGGGCTTCGCCCACTCGCCTCCCCAACTAGGATCGCCTCGTCCAGCCGATCACCCGAGGACTCGATGAATCTCTTCGTCACCCGACGCGAGCCGTACAACCCTGCGGTCGAGTTCGTCGAGCGCAAGGGCGCCGGTCACCCCGACACGATCTGTGATCACCTCGCCGAGGAGCTGGCCAGGGAGCTGGCACGCAACTACATCGAGCACACCGGGTACGTGCAGCACTTCAACGTCGACAAGGCGGTCCTGGCGGCCGGGTCGGTCGAGGTCGGGTTCGGCGACGGCCACCACACGAAGGCGTCGCGGCTCGTCCTCGTCGGCAAGGCCGACTCGCTCGGGGACTGGGCGCCCGATCCCTCCCGGCTCGCCGTCGAGTGGAAGAGCAAGCTGCTCGAGATCCTCCCGGAAGCCGGCGAGGAAGCATTCGACGTCGAGATCTGGCTCAACCAATCGTCGCCGGACCTGCAGTCGGTCGTGACGGAGAACGCCCACGCCGCCCCACTCGCCAACGACACGTCGTTCGCGGCCGTGTCGACACCTCACTCGGCGCTCGAGGAGACGGTGTATCGCGTCGAGAAGCTCCTGAACAGCCCGACGTACCGACAGGGGGTACCGATCGGGCGCGACATCAAGGTGATGGGGGCCAGGGTCGAATCGGACGTCAGGCTGACCGTCGCCGTGCCGGTGCTGGCGCGCAAGGTGTCGAACAGGGCCGAGTACGACGAGATCCTCGAGACCGTTCGCCGGACCGCCGCCGAGCAGTCGGCCGAGCTGCTCGGGTCGTCCGTCGACGTGCGCGTCAACCAGGCCGACCTCGCCGAGAGCCCGTACCTCACGCTCACGGGCACGTCCGCTGAGGCGGGCGACGACGGCCAAGTGGGCCGCGGCAACCGCTTCGGTGGGCTCATCACCCCATACAGGCCGATGAGCCTCGAGGCGGCAGCAGGCAAGAACCCCGCTGCTCACGTCGGCAAGACGTACCACGCCGTCGCCGCCGACATCGCCGAGCGGCTGATCGCCGAAACCGCCGTCACCGAGACGACGATTCGCTTGCTGTCGTCGATCGGCCATCCCGTGACCGACCCGCAGGCCGCCCACGTCGAGGTGGCCGGTGACGTCGACGACGCCGCCGTCATGACGATCGTCCGGGAGTGCTTCGCCGACTGGAGCGGCGTCCGGGATCGGATCATCGCCGGTCGGTACGAGCTGTACTGAGCCGACGGCGGTGGATCGCGCCGATGCCGCAGGCCTCGACGGCGACGACCCCCTCGCATCGTTTCGCAACGCCTTCGTCATCGCAGACGACGATCTCGTGTATCTCGACGGGAACTCACTCGGCAGGCTGCCGGTCGCCACCCTCGACCGGATCCACGAGACGGTCGCCGACCAATGGGGGGTGGGACTGGTTCGAAGCTGGCACGATTGGATCGCGCTGCCACAGCAGGTGGGCGATGAGCTGGCACCCATCATCGGTGCAGCCCCCGGGGAGGTCCTCATCAGCGATCAGACCTCGCTCAACCTCTTCAAGCTGGCGAGCGCCGCCGTGACGGTCGAGAGGCCCGACATCGTCACGGATTCGACGAACTTCCCTTCGGACATCTACGTGCTCGACTCCGTCGCTCGAGCAGCAGGGGGACGCCTGATCGTCGTCGATTGCGACGACGTCGAGGGACCGTCGATCGACCGCATCGAGCAGCACCTGAGCGAGAGTGTCGGCGTCGTCGCCCTGTCCCACGTCGCCTTCAAGTCGGCGGCCATCGCCGACATGGCGACCATCACGGCCGCGGCGCATCGGGCGGGAGCGCTGGCGCTCTGGGACCTCAGCCACTCTGCCGGCGCCGTCCCGGTCGCCCTCGACGACTGCGAGGCGGACCTCGCCGTGGGGTGCACGTACAAGCACCTCAATGGCGGCCCGGGGGCGCCCGCATTCCTCTATGTCGCCGAGCGCCTCCAGCGGACGCTCCGCCAGCCGATAGCGGGCTGGTGGGGGCACGCAACCATGTTCGAGTTCACGCTCGACTACCGGCCGGCCGCCGACCTGCGGCGCTTCGCTGTGGGAACTCCATCGATCGTCGCGCTGCGTGCCGCGGCGGTCGGCATCGGGCTGACCGCCAAGGCCGGCGTCGAAGCCATCAGGGCGAAGAACACCAGCCTGACGTCGCTCCTCGTCGAGAGGTACGACGCCCGGTTGGCGCGCATCGGCTTCACCCTCGGCTCTCCCCGGGATGCTGCCGCCCGCGGCTCACACGTGAGCCTGCGCCACGGTGAGGCGAGCCGCATCACCCAGGCGCTCATCGAACGGTCGATCGTCCCCGACTTTCGAGCTCCGGACAACATCCGGATCGGAGTCGCCGGCCTGTACACCACCCACGTCGAGGTCTGGGACGCCGTCGAGGCACTGGCGCAGATCGTCGAGCGCCGCGAGTACGAGCGGTTCGCCGCCGACATCTCCGGCGTCACCTAGGCAGGCTCAGATGCCGGCGATGGCGCGGATGGCCGTCCGCGGACCGTACTTGGGCGGCCTGATGCCGGAGCGCTTCACGAGGACGATCACCCGTCGCCGCACGCCGGCGAACGGGGCGAGCAGCTCGAGCATCCGCTCGTCCGTCCCGCGCGGCTCGCCGGCGAGCACCCAGGCCACGTCGTTCGGGAGGTGGTAATCGCCGACCATCACGGCGTCGCGATCTCCCCACGCGATCCCCATCGCCTGGGCAGCGGTCCACGGCCCGATGCCGCGCACTGCCAGCAACCGGCGCCATGCCGCCTCGCGGTCGAGCGACACGATCTCTTCGAGCCGCCTCGCTCTCCTCGCCACCTCGATGAGGATCGAGGCGCGGGATCGCTCGACTCCCAGCGGGTGCAGGTCGGCGTGACTCAGACTTGCGATCACCTCGGCGACGGGAGGCAGCAATGCGCCCGCCGGCCCCGGGGCCGGCTCTCCCCACCTGCGAACGATCCCCCGGTACGCCGCCTTCGCCTCGTGGCCGGTCACCCTCTGGCCGAGGACGGCCGGGAGGAGTGTCTCGAAGACGGTGCCCGTCCTGCCGAGGCGCAGCCCGGCGGCGCGCCTGTTGAGCTGGCGCACGATACCCGTCGGGTCGAACGACTCGACGTCGTCGTCGAGCCCGACGAGCTGAGGCAGCGAATCGAGACGCCACCGTGCTCCCGGTCCCCACGC
Encoded proteins:
- the gnd gene encoding decarboxylating NADP(+)-dependent phosphogluconate dehydrogenase, which translates into the protein MAENSNATAASAGAAADIGIYGLAVMGSNLALNMADHGFTVAAANRTVERVDEFVADEAAGKPIVGARSLEGLVAALEKPRRVMLMIKAGRPVDDTIDTLIPMLEQGDIIIDGGNSLYTDTIRRTSKVEAAGLRYVGTGVSGGEEGARHGPSLMPGGSPDAWEHVRPIFQAIAASVDGVPCCDWVGPNGAGHYVKMVHNGIEYGDMQVIAEAYDIMRRGLGMSYPEMADEFAAWNEGRLDSYLIEITAAILRHADDGGGPLVESILDAAGQKGTGKWTVISSMETGQPVSLVAEAVYARILSALKERRREAAAVLEGPEPSLQGERAGVLADLEHALYASKIVSYAQGFMLLDAADDEHEWGLDFASIASMWRGGCIIRSRFLSDIMGAYRSHPETRSLLTIPFFVDEIHAAQGGWRRTVGRAVTAGIPVPAYSAALAFYDGYRSERLPANLLQAQRDYFGAHTYERVDRPRGEYFHTDWTGTGGDVSATTYNA
- a CDS encoding TIGR03668 family PPOX class F420-dependent oxidoreductase gives rise to the protein MSPEECIERMTSAPVAVLGTIGGKGAHLVPIVFALDGPNRLVTAVDHKPKSTRALRRLDNIRTDPRVTVLASGYHDDWDRLWWVRAEGTARVDDDPEAVAAAARLLAEKYPQYGVTPPAGPLIDVTVGRWSGWTAT
- a CDS encoding NAD(P) transhydrogenase subunit alpha; its protein translation is MRVGIPRERAANERRVAIVPATAATLRDWGWDVDVERAAGVAAGFPDDAYEASGATIVDRVAGLDVLACVGPPATELLDAVSDGGIVVGFLEPYTNENLMRSMGERRLTALAVEAMPRTTLAQSMDALSSQANLAGYAAVLAAAQASPKLLPMMVTAAGTIAPARVLILGVGVAGLQAIATAKRLGAVVHAYDIRTDTKEQVESLGARFVEAPTAASDDAGYATEVTEDTQAAQHAALAPFVADADIVVTTALIPGRPAPLLVTDDMIESMHPGAVIFDMAAATGGNVSMTRPDEVVVHNGVAIHGPTSLVSLVAADASRMYSRNLQNLLERMRATEDGRVDIEDEILGGCAVMHAGEARNDRTKALLGAHP
- a CDS encoding NAD(P) transhydrogenase subunit alpha, with product MNPFIAGIVVFVLASYVGLEIISKVPPTLHTPLMSGANAISGITIVGAIVAAGVGSGAAATILGFLAVAAATINVVGGFLVTDRMLEMFKRRPERRR
- a CDS encoding NAD(P)(+) transhydrogenase (Re/Si-specific) subunit beta encodes the protein MTELLYLLSAVLFISGIKQLSSPRSARRGNQLAAVGMLLAIVVTLVDLEIVSWVPIVAGLVVGGAIGAFLALRVQMTAMPQLVAAFNGFGGIASALVALAELDRTGADFATETAATVALSIVIGTVTFSGSFVAYAKLQGLLPGRPLGFPGGQLLNAAVAVGIVAVGLWAVIGDAAPAYWILAALAFVIGILGVIPIGGADMPVVISLLNSLSGVAASMAGFVIGNSALIIAGALVGAAGFILTVLMGEAMNRSLANVLFSGFGGVVTAAGVMSDKPVKRATPDDVAIALAYAERVVLVPGYGMAVAQAQHAARDLAEELEGRGIDVRYAIHPVAGRMPGHMNVLLAEADVDYELLLDLEQSNPRFPQTDVVLIVGANDVVNSSARDDPASPIYGMPILDVDKASTVVVVKRSLSPGFAGIDNPLFYEDSTMMLFADGKEGLESVLSALADI
- a CDS encoding nitroreductase family protein, whose product is MDFYEAVRVRRMVRNYAEAPVDPAAIERIVDAARRSPSAGHSQGFCFVVVTDEATRHRIAEIADEPEYVAAGFDPWISRAPVHIVIGTSEEVYRSRYREPDKSEDGSDMDWPVPYWWVDAGGAMLAVLLAAVAEGLAAGFLGSHTMSELEALLGIPDDVALIGIVTIGHPATDRRSGSLARGWRPGVVHHERWGS
- a CDS encoding methionine adenosyltransferase, encoding MNLFVTRREPYNPAVEFVERKGAGHPDTICDHLAEELARELARNYIEHTGYVQHFNVDKAVLAAGSVEVGFGDGHHTKASRLVLVGKADSLGDWAPDPSRLAVEWKSKLLEILPEAGEEAFDVEIWLNQSSPDLQSVVTENAHAAPLANDTSFAAVSTPHSALEETVYRVEKLLNSPTYRQGVPIGRDIKVMGARVESDVRLTVAVPVLARKVSNRAEYDEILETVRRTAAEQSAELLGSSVDVRVNQADLAESPYLTLTGTSAEAGDDGQVGRGNRFGGLITPYRPMSLEAAAGKNPAAHVGKTYHAVAADIAERLIAETAVTETTIRLLSSIGHPVTDPQAAHVEVAGDVDDAAVMTIVRECFADWSGVRDRIIAGRYELY
- the kynU gene encoding kynureninase, with the protein product MDRADAAGLDGDDPLASFRNAFVIADDDLVYLDGNSLGRLPVATLDRIHETVADQWGVGLVRSWHDWIALPQQVGDELAPIIGAAPGEVLISDQTSLNLFKLASAAVTVERPDIVTDSTNFPSDIYVLDSVARAAGGRLIVVDCDDVEGPSIDRIEQHLSESVGVVALSHVAFKSAAIADMATITAAAHRAGALALWDLSHSAGAVPVALDDCEADLAVGCTYKHLNGGPGAPAFLYVAERLQRTLRQPIAGWWGHATMFEFTLDYRPAADLRRFAVGTPSIVALRAAAVGIGLTAKAGVEAIRAKNTSLTSLLVERYDARLARIGFTLGSPRDAAARGSHVSLRHGEASRITQALIERSIVPDFRAPDNIRIGVAGLYTTHVEVWDAVEALAQIVERREYERFAADISGVT
- a CDS encoding DNA-3-methyladenine glycosylase 2 family protein, with product MKRTLPVDVPLDLEATVRALEMKAARTARASPRRAWLTGHTPEGPATVHLELDGGRLAAEAWGPGARWRLDSLPQLVGLDDDVESFDPTGIVRQLNRRAAGLRLGRTGTVFETLLPAVLGQRVTGHEAKAAYRGIVRRWGEPAPGPAGALLPPVAEVIASLSHADLHPLGVERSRASILIEVARRARRLEEIVSLDREAAWRRLLAVRGIGPWTAAQAMGIAWGDRDAVMVGDYHLPNDVAWVLAGEPRGTDERMLELLAPFAGVRRRVIVLVKRSGIRPPKYGPRTAIRAIAGI